One window from the genome of Garra rufa chromosome 1, GarRuf1.0, whole genome shotgun sequence encodes:
- the kcnt2b gene encoding potassium channel subfamily T member 2: MVELEKEVLPLPPRYRFRDLLLGDWQTDDRVQVEFYVNENTFKERLKLFFIKNQRSSLRVRLFNFFLKVLSCLLYIVRVLLDDPREERDCPGCLRQNASAHNRSHFDWSLIIWVNRPLPLWALQVLVAFISFSETMLLVYLSYKGNVWEQVLRIPFVLEMISAVPFVITVILPSLRNLFIPVFLNCWLAKHALENMINDLHRAIQRTHSAMFNQVLILISTLLCLIFTCICGIQHLERAGNNLTLFDSLYFCVVTFSTVGFGDVTPQIWPSQLLVVIMICVALIVLPIQFEQLAFLWMERQKSGGNYSRYRAQTEKHVVLCVSCLKIDLLMDFLNEFFAHPRLQDYYVVILCPAEMDVQVRRVLHIPLWAQRVIYLQGSALKDQDLMRAKMDDAEACFILSNRFEVDRFAADHQTILRAWAVKDFAPNCPLYVQILKPENKFHIKFAATSPSGVMLRARWSAQHVVAALVLGSMRRRQDDSVVEAAVESLSFIQRSTTDYTLSHNLSIRPRTAGTVAIDLQDSSDSSPEGSGPPALGSGNVSRSGSRTEVGGCNTLALPAMSSSAEERRHSIAPVLEVVDGVHNPTFDLLGDQSEDEGGEEGKEEEGGEQKGQWWGAHCEWVKGYPLNSPYIGSSPALCHLLQEKMPFCCLRLDKACHHMPYEDARSYGFKNKLIIVSAESAGNGLYNFIVPLRAYYRPRKELNPIVLLLENVPEADFLEAICWFPMVFYTVGSIDNLDSLLRCGVTFADTMVVVDKESSMIAEEDYMADAKTIVNVQTLFRLFPALSIITELTHPANMRFMQFKVKDHYSLALSKLEKKERERGSNLVFMFRLPFAAGKVFSVSMLDTLLYQSFVKDYMISITRLLLGLDSMPGSGFLCAMKITEEDLWIRTYGRLYQKLCSSTGDIPIGIYRTEAHKLPASESQVSITVEDYEDTREPREPLLCRSGLHRNSTSSEPPSSSSSSQVMDHPLLRRKSMQWARRLSRKGGRSSSGAKGVGSAAERISQQRLSLFRRSERQELNALVRTRMKHLGLSPSGFNGMTDQGNRLSYILINPSPDTRLELHDVVYLIRPDLLSPVPNQAGGRKPSAGPAEGHRFDTQDSTHL, translated from the exons TCCTGGCTGTCTCAGACAGAATGCCTCTGCCCACAACAGAAGCCATTTTGACTG GTCCCTCATTATTTGGGTGAACAGGCCTCTGCCGCTCTGGGCTCTTCAG GTGCTTGTTGCATTCATCAGTTTTTCAGAGACCATGTTGCTGGTGTACCTTAGCTACAAG GGCAACGTTTGGGAGCAAGTGTTGCGCATTCCGTTCGTTCTGGAGATGATCAGCGCGGTTCCTTTTGTGATCACT GTGATTTTGCCCTCCCTCAGAAACTTGTTCATTCCTGTTTTCCTGAACTGCTGGCTGGCCAAACATGCTCTTGAGAACATGATT AATGACCTGCACAGAGCGATTCAGCGAACGCACTCGGCCATGTTCAACCAGGTGCTCATCCTCATCAGCACCCTGCTCTGCCTCATCTTTACCtg TATTTGTGGTATTCAGCACTTGGAACGAGCAGGGAACAACCTGACACTCTTTGACTCACTGTATTTCTgtgttgtcaccttctcaacgGTGGGATTTGGTGATGTTACACCTCAAATATGGCCCTCTCAGCTGCTGGTGGTTATCATGATCTGTGTGGCTCTTATAGTTCTACCAATACAG TTTGAGCAGTTGGCTTTCTTGTGGATGGAGCGACAGAAGTCTGGAGGGAACTACAGCCGCTATCGCGCCCAGACCGAGAAGCACGTGGTGTTGTGTGTCAGCTGTCTCAAGATAGACCTCCTCATGGACTTTCTCAACGAGTTCTTTGCGCACCCCAGACTACAG GACTACTATGTGGTCATCTTATGTCCCGCTGAGATGGATGTCCAGGTGCGGAGGGTACTGCATATCCCGCTATGGGCTCAGAGGGTCATCTACCTGCAGGGATCTGCTCTCAAAGACCAGGACCTAATGAGGGCAAA AATGGATGATGCCGAGGCCTGTTTTATCCTAAGCAACCGGTTTGAAGTGGACCGCTTTGCTGCT GACCATCAGACCATTCTTAGGGCTTGGGCTGTGAAGGACTTTGCCCCAAACTGCCCTCTCTACGTGCAGATCCTCAAACCTGAGAATAAGTTCCACATCAAGTTCGCAG CCACATCACCTTCGGGTGTGATGCTGAGAGCAAGATGGTCTGCCCAGCATGTGGTGGCGGCGCTTGTTTTAGGGTCAATGAGAAGGCGACAGGATGACTCAGTGGTTGAGGCAGCTGTAGAGTCACTGAGCTTCATCCAGAGATCAACCACAGATTACACCCTATCACACAATCTGTCAATCAGACCCAGAACTGCTG GCACAGTAGCCATAGACCTGCAGGACTCCAGTGACAGCAGTCCAGAAGGCTCAGGTCCGCCAGCTCTGGGCAGTGGGAATGTAAGCAGAAGTGGCTCCAGAACAGAAGTGGGTGGTTGTAACACTCTAGCACTGCCCGCCATGAGCAGCTCAGCGGAGGAGAGAAGACACAGCATCGCCCCCGTCCTGGAGGTGGTTGATGGGGTCCACAACCCTACGTTTGACCTGCTGGGGGACCAATCAGAAGACGAAGGAGGAGAGGAAGGAAAGGAGGAAGAGGGGGGAGAACAGAAAGGCCAGTGGTGGGGAGCACACTGCGA ATGGGTCAAAGGCTACCCGCTCAACTCTCCATACATCGGCAGCTCACCTGCCCTCTGCCACCTCCTGCAGGAGAAAATGCCATTTTGCTGTCTGCGCCTGGACAAG GCTTGTCATCATATGCCCTACGAGGACGCTCGCTCATACGGCTTTAAAAACAAACTGATTATCGTCTCCGCAGAAAGCGCTGGAAACGGCCTCTATAACTTCATCGTCCCGCTGCGGGCGTATTACCGGCCCAGGAAAGAGCTCAACCCCATCGTTTTACTACTGGAGAATGT ACCTGAGGCAGACTTCCTGGAGGCCATCTGCTGGTTTCCTATGGTCTTCTACACAGTGGGCTCCATTGACAA TTTGGATAGTCTTCTTCGGTGTGGCGTGACGTTTGCCGACACCATGGTTGTGGTGGACAAAGAGAGCTCCATGATCGCTGAGGAGGATTACATGGCTGACGCCAAGACCATTGTTAATGTCCAAACCCTCTTCAG GCTTTTTCCAGCTCTCAGTATCATAACTGAACTCACTCACCCGGCAAACATGCGTTTCATGCAGTTCAAAGTGAAAGACCACTATTCTCTAGCTCTCTCCAAACTGGAAAAG aaagagagagagagaggctctAACCTGGTGTTCATGTTCAGATTACCATTTGCAGCCGGGAAGGTGTTTAGTGTCAGTATGTTAGACACTCTGCTGTATCAG TCTTTTGTGAAGGACTACATGATCTCCATCACCAGACTGCTGCTAGGTCTCGACTCCATGCCTGGATCTGGCTTCCTGTGTGCT ATGAAGATCACAGAGGAGGATTTGTGGATTCGCACTTATGGCCGTCTCTACCAAAAGTTGTGCTCGTCGACAGGAGACATTCCCATCGGCATCTACCGCACTGAAGCACATAAACTCCCCGCCTCAGAG TCTCAGGTGTCCATCACGGTGGAGGACTATGAGGATACGCGCGAACCCCGCGAGCCTCTGCTCTGTCGCTCTGGTCTTCACCGTAACTCCACATCGTCCGAGCCTCCCTCTTCATCGTCATCTTCACAGGTCATGGACCACCCGCTCCTGAGGAGGAAGAGCATGCAGTGGGCGCGGCGGTTGAGTCGTAAAGGAGGGCGGAGCTCCAGCGGAGCCAAGGGAGTGGGGAGCGCCGCCGAGCGCATCAGCCAGCAGAGACTCAGCCTGTTCCGCCGCTCCGAGAGACAGGAGCTAAACGCTTTGGTCCGCACACGCATGAAGCACCTGGGGCTCTCACCATCTGGATTTA ATGGGATGACAGACCAGGGCAACAGACTGTCTTATATTCTTATTAACCCTTCTCCCGACACACGCCTGGAGCTTCATGATGTCGT GTATCTGATCAGACCAGACCTTCTGTCACCAGTGCCTAACCAGGCCGGCGGTCGCAAGCCAAGCGCAGGGCCAGCCGAGGGACACAGATTTGACACACAGGACAGCACTCATCTATGA